Genomic window (Hydrogenimonas cancrithermarum):
CATCCAGAACGACGTCCTGCTTTTTCGGACGAAAAGCCACGTCGCAACGACAAAACCGATCACCGCACCATGGTAGCTCATACCGCTGATACCAGTAAAGGTACCACCATGAAAGGGGTTGAAAATCTGCCAGGGATGGGTCAGGTAGTATGTTGTATGAGGGTCGTAAAAGAGGATATATCCAAGTCTCGCTCCGAGGATCACACCGATTTCGACATAGATGAAATAGCTCTCGAGTGTCTTGTCGTCTACGGGATAACGGTCATGTTTGACATACCATTTGGCCGCATAGAGTGCCGTGACGAGCGCCAAAACATACATGATGCCATACCAGTGGACTTTGATCGGACCCATAGTGAAGGCGATCGGGTCGAAATGGTCGTAGATATGCTGCCAGAATTCCACCAATCACCCTTTTTTCGAAACAAAGATCAGCCGGTGTTCATCGTCGAAAATCACAAGATTGCCCGCTTCGTCAAAGTGCCACCATTTTGTCCCTTTCAGCATACCCAAAAACATTCTTTCAACCTCTCCCGCTTCGCCAAGGCAGAACTTTCGGGTCGAGCCGATGGCGGAAAAAGTGATCGCGTTATCGGTCATGGAAACAGTTCCGAAGTAGTTGTTGCATCCTCCGAAGCCGCCCACTCTGTCTCCCTCGTAAAAACGGATCGTTGCAGGATGTTTCAGGAAGATTTCACGATTATCGAAAAGACGCAGTTCCCATGTCGGGCCATAGAGCTTCACTGTACACGCTTTTTCGGGCCGAGCAGATGCGTCGACGGCACAGCCGCTTAGGAAAAAAATCGTTATGAGCCCCAATCCGACAAAAAATTTAGGCATCTGACGCTTCCAGCGCATCGGCGATCAACTCGATCGGGTTTTTGAAAATCGCCTTGCTGTCGGCTTGATAGAGGGCGTTGCCCAACTGCATTCGGCAGGCACTACACTCTGCCGCCACGATGTCGGCACCTGTTGCGTCGATCATCGCCGCTTTAGGCTTGCCTGCCGCTTCGGCCAGGTGAAACTTCTCCGTCTGAATCGTCACACCGCCGAAACCGCAGCATCGGTTCGGATCGCTCATCTCTTTGAGTTCGTAATTTTGCTGAATTAGGTTGCGCGGCTCTTTGTAAATACCCTGCACTTTTCTGGCATGGCACGGATCGTGGTAAGTCACCAGCAAATCACTTTTGACACCTTTTTCTTTTAGTACCTCCGGCAGCTTCGTATGGTTGGCAAGCCACTCAGTCGCCATGAAGATCTTTTCGTTCAGTTTCTCGGCACGAGCCGCCCACTCTTCCTCGCCACGGTTTCTGAAAAAGACAGCCCAGTCATGCTTGATCATCGCCGAACAGGTCGCCTCGGGCACGATGATCGCGTCGACATCGTCGATGAAACTCTCGAAATATTCGATATTCTGTTTCGTCAGTATCTCGACGGTCCTAAAATCTCCGGTAAAGTAGGCGGGTGCCGAACAGCACTTCTGCTCCTTGGCGAAAAAGACGTCGATTTCGAGCGCTTTTAAAATCTTCACGAGGCCGTGGCCGATACCGGTGTAGTTGTAGTTGGCCAAACATCCGATGAAGATCGCCACGCGTCCTTTGCCGCCGTGGTCGATATTTTCAGGATAGGAGTTGAGCACACTCCTGCTCGCCATGCTCGGCAGAAGCCGATCTTTCTTGATGATCGGCAGGTTGAAACGCGGAATCAGCCCGCCGCGTTTTTCGTCCGTCTGCACCGCACACGATTTGAAGACATACCCCAGCTTGCTGGCGATATCCATGATTTTCCGGTGGCGAAGCAGGAAAAAGAAGAGCCGCTTGAACCATGCGATGCCATACTTGTCTGCGATCTCTTTACGCACCTCTTCGATCACCATGTCGGTCGGCAGGTCGTTGGGGCAGACATCGACACAGTTGGTACACAAAAAACAACTCTCGAAGATGTTTTTCGCCGTTCTGTCAAGTTCCAGTTCTCCCCGTTCATGCGCACCAAGAAGATCGATGAATCCACGCGGGCTCGTCACCTCGTCGGGATTGACCTGATGGATCGTACAGACCGGAATGCACTTCCCGCACTTGATGCAGTCGTCGCTGATTTTCGTATATTCAAAAAGATTTTTTGGCTCAGACACCGTAAACCCCTCCCCCATTTTCCATTCTCAATGTTTCATTCTCCATTCGCGAAGCGTCAAACCGTTTTGCTGAAAGTCTTTTTACTTGCCGCATGTTTTTGCATATAGGCATCGAATGGCATCGCGATGTTACGGATGACCAGCGTGCCGGTCTGCGACACCGTAATGGCACTGTCGGTGATGGCTACCAACCCTTCATCGACCATCGGCTGAAGCGCTTCCAGCGCATCGGCGAAATACTCCTTAAAGTCGATACCGAACTGTTTCTCAATCTTTTCAATGTCAAGTTTGAAGTTGCTCATCAAATCCATAATGACCGCTTTTCGGATACGGTCGTCAAGGCTGAGCTCAACACCGCGCCAGAACGGAAGTTTGCCGGCATCGATCGCCGCTTCATACTCGGGAAGCTCTTTATAGTTTTGGGCATAGTAATCCTCACCCTCTCCGATACTCGTAAGCCCAATGCCCAGCAGATCGACACCGCCGCGCGTCGTGTAACCCTGAAAATTACGATGCAACTCGCCTTTCTCGATCGCTTTGAAGAGTTCGTCGTCGGGTTTGGCGAAGTGATCCATCCCGATCATCTTGTAGCCGTTAGTGGTGAAATAATCGATCGTGTGCTGCAAAATCGCCAGCTTCACATCCGGACTGGGGATTGTCGTTTCATCCAGCTTGCGCATTGTCTTTTTAAGCCACGGCACATGGGCGTAGTTGAAGACGGCCAGACGGTCCGGGTCGAGCGAATGTGCCAGTTCCAGCGTCTTTTTGAAGCTCTCCAGCGTCTGGTAGGGCAGCCCGTAAATAAGGTCGATGTTGATACTCTCGACACCATATTTTCTCGCCAGTTCGACCGCCTCTTTCGTGATGTCGTAAGGCTGAATACGGTGGACCGCCTGCTGGACGATCGGCTCGAAGTCCTGCACCCCGAAGCTGATACGCGTGAAGCCGTGCTTTTTTAGTACCTTCATCTGCTCCTCGTTGAAAAAGCGAGGGTCGATTTCGCAGCTCACTTCGGCATCTTCGGTGAAATTGGGGAAGTGCTTCTTGACCGTGTTCATGATCCCGTCGAGCTGCTCGGCGCTGAAGAACGTGGGCGTACCGCCACCGAAGTGAAACTGCACGATGTCGCTCGAACTCTCCATCGTCTGTGAGAGCAGCTCCAGTTCGCGCGTCAGGTAGTCGATGTAGCGGACTTTTTTCTCTTCTTTGGAGGTGAAGACGACGTTGCAGCCACAGAAGTAGCAGGCACTTCGGCAAAACGGCAGATGGATGTAGATGGAGAGTGGCTTTTTCGCATCGCGGTTTTTCAGCTTTTCGACGTAGCGGTCGTAAGTGAAATCTTCGGAAAACTCGACGGCTGTCGGATAGCTTGTATAGCGTGGACCGGGTTTTGAGTATTTGACGAACTGTTTGAAATCGATCATAATATGAGAGCTCCCAGGTAAATTGGGATATTTTCCCATAAATTCGATAAATAAGGGCTAAACCGAAGGCAATAGTTTTATAATTATAAGAAAACATACTCATATCGACAATTAATAATATCAATTTTTATTATATTTTTCAAACAAAAAAAATACACGCCAGCCAACGGGATGGCTACCTCTTCGTCAATGCGAAGCTGGCCACCAAACAGGATGTGGTCATTATCGCAGAAACGAACAAAGGCGCGTTTTACAAAGCGAGCCAATATGTCCGGGTACCGCTCGGCGGATGCGGCTAAGGGGATCTTATGGGTAAAAAATTCAGAGCGGGGGCAAAGATCCTCGACAAAAACTACAAAGTTGGTGATGTCGTCAAAGTACAGACGATCATCATTCACCGGATGAATACGGGTTTCGCCAAAGACAAATCGACGGGAAAACGGCTTTCACAGTTTTACGTCACGAACGAAACGATCTACTATAACGACAAGCGGATCTGCGATTTCGAATTTGGTGTCTCGGCGAGTCACAACCCGAAACTCAAATTTCCGGTCAAAATCACGGGCCCCGTGACCATCAAAGTGGTCTTCGAAGACAATCGGGGCAACGGACAGGAGAAGAGGATCAAAGTCTATCCCAAATAGAACGTCGATTTTAGCTTGCAGCGGCGGTATGACACCATACCGCCCTCCTCATCAATAGTCTCTGACTTTATTCTCTTCCCACGATACACGACACCTTCGATCGCTTTCAAAGCCACCCGTCCGCTGTGCCGCGAACATGCCGGGCATCGGTCCAAAACCGCTCGCAAGAGCAGCGTTTTTGAAAAAAGCGTGACGATCCACTCCCTACAATCCGGCCTCGTCGAGATCCCGTTCGTCGATCTGCAGATCCTTGAGCGAATAGAAGAGATTGGGGTGCTGGCGCTTGATGCTTTTGACGAGATTTTCGAGGTTGACATTGGAAGCTTCGGCGCCACTCTCCTTCAGACGTTTTTGAAGTTCGTGCATCGCGACCGTCCAGACATCGTGAAAATCGATTGGAAGCTCTTTGGCGATCGCCCGCTCGAGGCGCGCTTTGAAGACCTCCTCGCCCATATGCTGGAGCGAATTCATGATTCCCATCATCGCCTCGGCAGAGGAGAGGACCATGAGCTTTCCATCCTCGTCGATGACGAACCATGGCTGTTCGTCACTCCACTTTCCGCGTTTGAGTTCGAGAATTTTATGCTCCCCGTCCTCCCCCGGTTTGATCTCCAGTACCGGCCGTTCCGAGGGTTTCGGCATCCCCAGTTTCTGTGCGACCAGATCGATCTCCTTGAGCTGCTGCTCTGCCGGTAGGTTTTTCAGACTTTTCATATCGCCCTCCATTCAGACCTCGTCCCGTTTTCCGTCGAGCCAGACCATCACACCCTTTTGGGCATGGAGTCGGTTCTCCGCTTCGTCGAAAACGACGCTCTGCGGCCCTTCGAGTACATCTTCGGTCACTTCGAGTCCCCGGTAAGCGGGAAGGCAATGAAGGAAAATGGCGTCGGCGTGGGCCAGTTTCATCATCTTTTCATCGACCGTGTAGCCGGCGAAGTCTCTCAGACGCTTCTCCTTCTCCTCCTCATCGCCCATCGAAACCCATGTGTCGGTCGTCACGACATCCGCACCCGCCACCGCATCTTCGGGGTCGTTCGTAAACAGAAGCGCCGCACCGCTTCGCTGGGCAAACTCCATCGCGTCCACGACGATCTCGGGATTGCATTCGTACCCCTTCGGCGTCGCGATACGAAGTTCGAAACCGAGTTTGGCTGCGAGCATCAGCCAACTGTGCGCCATGTTGTTTCCGTCACCGATATAGGCGACAACCGGATTTCGATCTTTGCCGTGTTCCATCATCGTCATATAGTCGGCCATGAGCTGTACCGGATGGTACTCGTCGGTCAAACCGTTGATAACCGGTACGTTCGAGAAGCTCGCGAACTCTTCGAGTTTGCTCTGGCTGTAGGTTCGTATCATCACCATGTCGCACATACGGCTGATCACACGTGCGGTATCCTTCATCGGCTCGCCACGCCCGAGCTGAATATCGCGTGACGAGAGGAACAGGCCCATCCCGCCCAACTGGTAAATTCCCGTTTCGAAGCTCACACGCGTTCGGGTACTGCTCTTTTCAAAAATCATCGCCAATGTCTGTTTTTCCAGATAAGGCGTAAACCGCTTCGCTTTCACTTCCGCTTTGATGCGAAGCCCCAGTTCGATAATCTCTAAAATCTCTTCTTTCGTATAATCTTTCAGTGTCAAAAAATGTCTCATTACCAAAAATCCTTAATTTTCTCTATCCAAACGGCCGGGGAGTGGTGACTAACGACCAAGAAGCAGCTTTGCCGCTTCCTTCGCATGATAACTAATGATGATGTCCGCGCCTGCGCGCTTGAAACCCAACAGCGTCTCCATCATCACCCGCTCATAGTCGATGACCCCCGCTTTGGCCGCCATCTTCAGCATGCTGTACTCGCCGCTGACGTTGTAGACCGCAAGCGGCAGGTCGCTCGCTTCGCGGATATCGCGGATGATGTCCATGTAAGCCAGCGCCGGCTTGACCATCAAAATGTCCGCCCCCTCGCGCTCGTCTTCGAGACTCTCTAGAATCGCTTCGCGGCGGTTGGCCGGGTCCATCTGGTAGCTACGACGGTCACCGAAGCTCGGCGCGCTCTCCGCCACGTCGCGGAACGGCCCGTAGTAGGCACTTGAAAACTTCGTCGAGTAGCTCATGATCGGGATATGGCTGAAGCCTGCATGGTCAAGCCCCTCACGAATCGCCGTGATCATCCCGTCCATCATGCCGCTGGGGGCGATCATGTCGGCACCCGCTTTGGCATGGACGATCGCCTGTTTGGCGAGGTTTTGGAGTGTTATGTCATTGTCGACCGTCTGCAGCGCAGGGTTGAGCACGCCGCAATGGCCGTGATCGGTGTATTCGCAAAAACAAAGATCGGTAATCACGAGCATATCGGGATGCGCCGCCTTGATTTCACGCAGCGCAGTCGCGATGATCCCATGCTCGCAAAGCGCGTCGCTGCCGACCGAATCCTTCACATCGGGGATGCCGAAAAGGATGATCGCTTCAAGACCCAGCGACTTGAGCGATTCACACTCTTTGACCGCTTCGTCGATGCTCATCTGGAAAACGCCCGGCATCGACGCCACTTCGTTTTTGATTCCCTCGCCGCTTCGAATGAAGAGAGGATAGATAAAGTCGTTCGGTGTCAAAACCGTCTCGCGGACGAGATCACGAAGGACGGGATGGAGCCGCTTGCGTCTGAAACGTGCGAACATGGGCAAAACCTTTACATATGGTATAATCGCAATCAATATTGAAAGCATGTATTTTACCAAAACATTAGGAAAAATCACGAATGAACGTTGAAATCTCCGAAGTCGCCAACCTCCCCACGAAGTTCGGCGACTTCAAAATCCAGGCATTCAAAGAACTTCTCTCCAACGGTTGCTTCAAAGAACACCTGGCCATCTTTACCGACCCGATCCCCGAAACTCCGGTCGTGCGAGTCCACTCCGAATGCCTGACCGGGGACGCGCTCGGAAGCCGCAAATGCGACTGCGGCGAGCAACTCGAATTCGCCCTTCACATGATCCAGAGCCAAGGCGGTATGGTGATCTACCTACGACAGGAAGGGCGAAACATCGGGCTTTTGAACAAAGTCAACGCCTACGCTCTGCAAGACCGCGGGCTCGACACCGTCGCGGCCAACCACCAGCTCGGATTCAGTGCCGACGAACGCACATACGAGATGGTCGAAACGATTCTGGCCCACTTCGAGATCGAAAAGATCCGCCTCCTGACCAACAATCCGAAAAAGATCGAAAGCCTGGAGGGGATCGAAATTGTCGAACGCCTGCCGATTATCGTCGAAGCCAACCCGCACAACATAACCTATCTACAAACAAAAAAAGAGAAGATGGGACACCTGTTTTGAGCCTGAAACGAACAATTGAAAATGTCGGTATCGACCTCTCTGAAACGATCCACAAAAACCTCGACGCTTTTGCCAAACACCTGATGAAGTGGAACCGTATCCACAACCTGACGGGCGCGAAAACCCGTACGGCGATCGATACACAGATCCTCGACTCGATCTGGCCATTGACCTTTCTACCCGAACGCGACTCGCTGCTCGATATAGGCACGGGTGCCGGTTTTCCGGGGATGGTCCTGGCCATCGCTCTGCCCGAAACCGAGTGTACGCTCTGCGAACCGCTTCGAAAGCGAGCGGCGTTTTTACGCTTCATCGCCCGTGAGCTGGGGCTGAAAAACGTCACTGTCGAAGCCAAACGTGTCGAAGCACTCGAGGTACGCCCCTACACGCTCATCACTTCCCGTGCCGTGACCGAGACACCCACCCTCATCGACTGGAGCCGCCCTTTTGTATCGGAAGGTACGCAGATGCTCTTTTACAAAGGAGAGCAGGTTTTCGAAGAGATCGAGGGGCTCGACGCATGTGGCGTCGAACTCATCTCGCGCGACAAGCGCAACTATTTATGGATAAAGGAAGCCTCCAAATGCTGAAAATCGTACTTACCATCGCCGTCATCGCGGCAGTCTATTTCTTTCTGATCAAAAAGCCGAAAGTCACCCAAAAACGACAGGAGCGCGCCGAAGCCGAAAAACGTAAACCCGGCAAAGATGAGGAGATCATGGTCGAGTGCGAAAAGTGTGGCACCTTCGTCAGTTCCCATGAAGCGATCATCGTCGGCGGCAAATACTACTGTTCCAAAAGCTGTGCTGGAGTGAAATGATGATCATTATCGGCCACCCCGATATTCCGTTCGACCCGCTTCACTATGTCGAGCGTATCGAAGAGATTGCCAAAACCCCGCCGAACAGCACATTGTGGCTCGGACCTTTCAGCGGCGCCAAAGCGATCGCAAAACACTGCTTCGAAAATCGCATTGCCTACACGGTGATGGCCGAGTCGGTGAGAGATGCCCTGCTGGCAAACGCTTTGCATGCGCGCTTCATCCTCGCTGACAAGACGCTGGCGCCCAAACTCCAGAAAATCGCCGAAACCTACCTTTTCGATGCCAAAATTATCGTACCGGTTTCCGAAGAGAGCGAGATGGAAGCGATCGCCCAAATGGGAATCGACGGCGTCATTTTTCAAAATGCGATTATTTTCTCTGAATAATCTTGACTTTAGTTGATTTCGATAGTATATTTTAGTCGACAGCACTAAAGAATCGACATGGAAATGGCGAAGCCATATCCTGAATTTTTCACTATTAATTTGAAAGGACTTCAAAATGGAAGCGGTCAAAACCGTTATATTGCTTACATTGATGACCCTTTTGATGGTCTGGATCGGTGGTATCTTCGGCGGTACGAGCGGGATGTTCATCGCCCTGCTGATCGCCGGCGTCATGAACTTTTTCTCATACTTCTACTCCGACAAACTGGTGCTTGCGCACTACCACGCCGTCGAAGTGGACGAACACAGCGCACCCGGGCTCATCGCCATCGTACGCCGCCTGGCCGACAAAGCGGGCCTTCCGATGCCCAAAGTCTACATCATCCCCGAACCCGTACCCAATGCCTTCGCGACGGGACGCAACCCGCAGCATGCGGCGGTGGCGGTGACCGAAGGCTTGCTCGATCTGCTTGACGAAGAGGAGATCGAAGCGGTGCTGGCCCATGAACTCAGCCACGTCTGCCACTACGACATCCTGATCGGAACGATCGCCGCGACAATCGCAGGCGCCATCGCCTGGATCGCCAACATCATGCAGTTCGGTGCCTTTTTCGGCGGCGGGCGCGACGAGAACAGCCCCAACCCGATCGTCATGATCGTTCTTTCGATCATCCTGCCAATCGCGGCAGGTATTATCCAGATGGCGGTAAGCCGAAGCCGCGAATTCGAAGCCGATGCCGGTGCCGCACGCCTGACAGGCCATCCGGAGTGGCTGGAGAGCGCACTCGTCAAACTCGAAAACTACAACCGCCAAGGCATCCTGCCCGAAGCGACGCCCGAGACGGCACATATGTTCATCGTCAACCCCTTCACCGGCAAAGACATCAGTTTCGCCAACCTTTTCAGAACCCATCCGACGACCGAACAGCGCATCGAGCGCCTGGAACAGATCCGACATGAAATGATGGGCGGCCGATGAGCCAGCGCTTTATCAACTACATCAAGTGTGTCGGCACCGGCTCCAAACACAACCGTGACCTGACACATGAAGAGATGCGCGATGCGGTGGCGCAGATACTGAGTCAAGAGGCGGCACCGGAACAGACGGCCGCCTTTCTGCTCGGCTGGCGCCTCAAGCCGGAGAGCGTGGAAGAGTTTCGCGCAGCACTGGAAGTACTCGACGAATCGACCGTGAAGCGTCCTGTCGAAAACGGCCTCGAGCTTGGCTATCCCTTCGACGGCAAAGCCGATAACCCTTACATCTTCACCCTCGCTGCGCCCATGGTCGCCCCATTCGGCCTCAATCTCGTCGTAAATGGCGGCGCCCTGCAGCCCTCCAAAGGGGGTGCGACGGTTCGGGACGTATGCTCCGCCCTGCCACTGCCAGAAAACATCCACTATTTCGACCGTACCGACTACTGCAAACCGCTGGCCGATTTGACACCGATCCGTCAGACACTGGGCCTGCGCACCGGCCTCAATACCATCGAACGCCTTCCGAACGTCGGCATGTGCGATACGGCGCTCATCGGCGTCTTCCACAAACCTTACGTCAAAAAATATGTCGAAATTTTCGGCAACCGCTACAAACGGCTGGTCATCGTCAAAGGGAACGAAGGCACACCCGAAATATTCGGCAAATG
Coding sequences:
- the hemN gene encoding oxygen-independent coproporphyrinogen III oxidase, which gives rise to MIDFKQFVKYSKPGPRYTSYPTAVEFSEDFTYDRYVEKLKNRDAKKPLSIYIHLPFCRSACYFCGCNVVFTSKEEKKVRYIDYLTRELELLSQTMESSSDIVQFHFGGGTPTFFSAEQLDGIMNTVKKHFPNFTEDAEVSCEIDPRFFNEEQMKVLKKHGFTRISFGVQDFEPIVQQAVHRIQPYDITKEAVELARKYGVESINIDLIYGLPYQTLESFKKTLELAHSLDPDRLAVFNYAHVPWLKKTMRKLDETTIPSPDVKLAILQHTIDYFTTNGYKMIGMDHFAKPDDELFKAIEKGELHRNFQGYTTRGGVDLLGIGLTSIGEGEDYYAQNYKELPEYEAAIDAGKLPFWRGVELSLDDRIRKAVIMDLMSNFKLDIEKIEKQFGIDFKEYFADALEALQPMVDEGLVAITDSAITVSQTGTLVIRNIAMPFDAYMQKHAASKKTFSKTV
- the ribA gene encoding GTP cyclohydrolase II translates to MNVEISEVANLPTKFGDFKIQAFKELLSNGCFKEHLAIFTDPIPETPVVRVHSECLTGDALGSRKCDCGEQLEFALHMIQSQGGMVIYLRQEGRNIGLLNKVNAYALQDRGLDTVAANHQLGFSADERTYEMVETILAHFEIEKIRLLTNNPKKIESLEGIEIVERLPIIVEANPHNITYLQTKKEKMGHLF
- a CDS encoding DUF2603 domain-containing protein; translation: MKSLKNLPAEQQLKEIDLVAQKLGMPKPSERPVLEIKPGEDGEHKILELKRGKWSDEQPWFVIDEDGKLMVLSSAEAMMGIMNSLQHMGEEVFKARLERAIAKELPIDFHDVWTVAMHELQKRLKESGAEASNVNLENLVKSIKRQHPNLFYSLKDLQIDERDLDEAGL
- a CDS encoding anthranilate phosphoribosyltransferase, encoding MSQRFINYIKCVGTGSKHNRDLTHEEMRDAVAQILSQEAAPEQTAAFLLGWRLKPESVEEFRAALEVLDESTVKRPVENGLELGYPFDGKADNPYIFTLAAPMVAPFGLNLVVNGGALQPSKGGATVRDVCSALPLPENIHYFDRTDYCKPLADLTPIRQTLGLRTGLNTIERLPNVGMCDTALIGVFHKPYVKKYVEIFGNRYKRLVIVKGNEGTPEIFGKCRLWVCENGNTEEILLDPADFGIEYKKSFDRIDEAEALEMVKNPSDGLMQIAKLNAALWLFAKSEAPSIEEAWTLLNG
- the rsmG gene encoding 16S rRNA (guanine(527)-N(7))-methyltransferase RsmG, which encodes MSLKRTIENVGIDLSETIHKNLDAFAKHLMKWNRIHNLTGAKTRTAIDTQILDSIWPLTFLPERDSLLDIGTGAGFPGMVLAIALPETECTLCEPLRKRAAFLRFIARELGLKNVTVEAKRVEALEVRPYTLITSRAVTETPTLIDWSRPFVSEGTQMLFYKGEQVFEEIEGLDACGVELISRDKRNYLWIKEASKC
- the htpX gene encoding zinc metalloprotease HtpX; this encodes MEAVKTVILLTLMTLLMVWIGGIFGGTSGMFIALLIAGVMNFFSYFYSDKLVLAHYHAVEVDEHSAPGLIAIVRRLADKAGLPMPKVYIIPEPVPNAFATGRNPQHAAVAVTEGLLDLLDEEEIEAVLAHELSHVCHYDILIGTIAATIAGAIAWIANIMQFGAFFGGGRDENSPNPIVMIVLSIILPIAAGIIQMAVSRSREFEADAGAARLTGHPEWLESALVKLENYNRQGILPEATPETAHMFIVNPFTGKDISFANLFRTHPTTEQRIERLEQIRHEMMGGR
- a CDS encoding thiosulfate oxidation carrier complex protein SoxZ, with the translated sequence MGKKFRAGAKILDKNYKVGDVVKVQTIIIHRMNTGFAKDKSTGKRLSQFYVTNETIYYNDKRICDFEFGVSASHNPKLKFPVKITGPVTIKVVFEDNRGNGQEKRIKVYPK
- a CDS encoding thiosulfate oxidation carrier protein SoxY, which translates into the protein MATKQDVVIIAETNKGAFYKASQYVRVPLGGCG
- the hemB gene encoding porphobilinogen synthase, producing MFARFRRKRLHPVLRDLVRETVLTPNDFIYPLFIRSGEGIKNEVASMPGVFQMSIDEAVKECESLKSLGLEAIILFGIPDVKDSVGSDALCEHGIIATALREIKAAHPDMLVITDLCFCEYTDHGHCGVLNPALQTVDNDITLQNLAKQAIVHAKAGADMIAPSGMMDGMITAIREGLDHAGFSHIPIMSYSTKFSSAYYGPFRDVAESAPSFGDRRSYQMDPANRREAILESLEDEREGADILMVKPALAYMDIIRDIREASDLPLAVYNVSGEYSMLKMAAKAGVIDYERVMMETLLGFKRAGADIIISYHAKEAAKLLLGR
- a CDS encoding META domain-containing protein, which encodes MPKFFVGLGLITIFFLSGCAVDASARPEKACTVKLYGPTWELRLFDNREIFLKHPATIRFYEGDRVGGFGGCNNYFGTVSMTDNAITFSAIGSTRKFCLGEAGEVERMFLGMLKGTKWWHFDEAGNLVIFDDEHRLIFVSKKG
- a CDS encoding (Fe-S)-binding protein, whose amino-acid sequence is MSEPKNLFEYTKISDDCIKCGKCIPVCTIHQVNPDEVTSPRGFIDLLGAHERGELELDRTAKNIFESCFLCTNCVDVCPNDLPTDMVIEEVRKEIADKYGIAWFKRLFFFLLRHRKIMDIASKLGYVFKSCAVQTDEKRGGLIPRFNLPIIKKDRLLPSMASRSVLNSYPENIDHGGKGRVAIFIGCLANYNYTGIGHGLVKILKALEIDVFFAKEQKCCSAPAYFTGDFRTVEILTKQNIEYFESFIDDVDAIIVPEATCSAMIKHDWAVFFRNRGEEEWAARAEKLNEKIFMATEWLANHTKLPEVLKEKGVKSDLLVTYHDPCHARKVQGIYKEPRNLIQQNYELKEMSDPNRCCGFGGVTIQTEKFHLAEAAGKPKAAMIDATGADIVAAECSACRMQLGNALYQADSKAIFKNPIELIADALEASDA
- the argF gene encoding ornithine carbamoyltransferase, encoding MRHFLTLKDYTKEEILEIIELGLRIKAEVKAKRFTPYLEKQTLAMIFEKSSTRTRVSFETGIYQLGGMGLFLSSRDIQLGRGEPMKDTARVISRMCDMVMIRTYSQSKLEEFASFSNVPVINGLTDEYHPVQLMADYMTMMEHGKDRNPVVAYIGDGNNMAHSWLMLAAKLGFELRIATPKGYECNPEIVVDAMEFAQRSGAALLFTNDPEDAVAGADVVTTDTWVSMGDEEEKEKRLRDFAGYTVDEKMMKLAHADAIFLHCLPAYRGLEVTEDVLEGPQSVVFDEAENRLHAQKGVMVWLDGKRDEV
- a CDS encoding PP0621 family protein, with the protein product MLKIVLTIAVIAAVYFFLIKKPKVTQKRQERAEAEKRKPGKDEEIMVECEKCGTFVSSHEAIIVGGKYYCSKSCAGVK